The nucleotide sequence GAGAGCCACCCGGATGATCAGAGCGCAACGCAGGGAACACAGCGATAACatctttcatttcaattgctgtgTTCCCACCGCTCAACGTCATATACAGCCTCGCCCCCTGGCTGAAGGAACTTTTATTTACAAAGCGCCCGCcccaggattggacaggtgatccttctatcaaagtcccgggacaaggaggaggggctgtatctgacagtgattggcggggaacacagcaattgaaatgaaagctgttatcactGTTATCACTTGCGCTCTGATCATCCAGGCGgctctctgtctctcttcccctccacgacCACTGGGAGAAAGACTCCCATTCAACCCAGGCTCCCGTCtgtgcttgcccccccccccccacccccgctgcCAGGCAGCCAATCAACTCACAAAATGCGAGCAAGCAAGCAGAATTTTTGAGgcctgacttaaagtggagttccacccataaatataacattacatcagtagttttaaaaaaaaatcattagtcctttacgaattttttttttttttttagatgccttcaaagtgttgttgctaggcagaatagttaatcttcccacttcctgcacctaggtgcttaatgcttcctaacctacaccgcacagactcctgggaatgtagtgggtgtaactttccaggagtctgtgcactccccagtctcaaagaatcatgtgacttggacagtacaggtgctgaaacctgatctgacactgcttgtgcagcactgagcatgtgcgagatctgcaaggctgaaatccaggaagtcatacagtctggcttcatgatgcccacacttaagatggccccagtcaatttctattttataaagtgtctaaatgctgtaacaacctaacaaaacggaccttagtttacagactaactttactagaatacattaagcttgtgtattacaggggtatttatatttaaaaagtgaaattgtggccggaactccgctttaaggtattgTTGAACCCTGGTCCCCCATGAACCATGGAAATTATTAAAAAAGTGTCTGTGTCCATGAGGACGGAATTGGAGTAGCACTccagcagtcatgttggaataggaaggggaTTTTcctaaactgttcctacaaatttgggagcatgaaattgtccaaaatgtcttggtatgctgatgccttaaaagtttccttcactggaaccagTGCTGGAGGTGATTATTGCTACCACTGACATaaacaaaggtttttattttacTCCCATTATCTCTTCAGTGTACACATAGGCCCTATTTTGTCCAAACCATAGCAAAGCAAAGGGCCACGCTACTAGCTATACACCGTGAAGCAACAACCATTTGATTAATCATGCCCATTTTTGGTAGCCCTTGTAGCACacagcatttttgttttcaaTCCCTTCCGGGCAGGCAGCTTGGCGTGCCACAAAGCTCATCACATTTTTCTTCTCAATCCCTTCAAGGTGTCCTAGTTCTTTTGAAatgtttcaaatgtttttttttaaatcctgactcagtttgcgagtgttgtctcacaaaacgagcagaattcaagctaatggggtgtttCCGAGTGTTACCGaacctttccgagggtttccgaAATCAGCTGAGCcgtccccgagtatttccgaggctctccagcgcccccccttctatggcatgcggtattgcatgccatagaagtcaatggggaaCTAATTATCttagtttctattgacttctatggggaaacttgctttgatatgaaagtgctttggattacaagcattctcctggaacggattaaccgcttaaggacagcCGAACGCagatttacgttgacagaatggaacggacaggcaaatgggcgtacaggtacgtcccctttaatttgccgccgtgtggtccCTGTTGCGAGTTCCGTGACTGTGCCCACgcgacccacggactcgatgttcgccagtgtcctgcgatcgtatgacagagctgaagaacggggagatatcagtgtaaacacaacatctcctagtgacatgtcactgatcggatgctccctctcatcgggagcagcaatcagtgaTGTGTGACTCGTAGCTacgcccctaacagttagaatcactccctaggacacacttaagccCTTCAGCGCCCACtataggttaaccccttcactgccagtgtaatttttacagtaatcagtgtatttttatagcactgatcgctgtaaaaatgacaatggtcccaaaatggtgtcaaaagtatccgaagtgtcagccataatatcgcagacgtttttttttcttcatctccccttttttttttcttcatctccctttttttatgttttttgtttatgaaTGTATGAAAGTATGAAATTAAGAAGATGTAAAGTAAACTATTAGTATATGTAGTTAGTATTTACTATACCTGCTGTGTATAGGGTAAAACCCCTGTAATATTTtatgaaaacaataaaataaaataatattgtaaaaaaaaaaaaaaaaaaatggctgatcgctgctattactagtaaaaaaaaatatatattaaacaaaatgccataaaactatccccaattttgtagatgctataacttttgcgcaaaccaatcaatatacgcttattgcgatacatttttttaccaaaaatatgtaggagaatacgtatcggcctaaaccgtggaatttgttttctttatatatttttcggtgatatttattatagcaaaaagtaaaaaatgttgtttttttttcaaaatttacgctctatttttgtttatagcgcaaaaaataaaaaccgcaggaggtataaaataccaccaaaagaaagctctatttgtggggaaagaaggacgtcaattttgtttgggagccacaaacgaccgcgcaattgtcagttaaagcgaattaGCCAACCGACAGAAACTAAAGGTGACTCAATTAACTATGAGAATTCACACATAGGAGGAACACAATGGGAAAGACacacataaaataaaaagtgatcCCACCTCAAACTGGCCGACAACAGCCTACAACAGTCTATGAGACAAACTCATACAATGCTCTAGTTGTCTGAAAAGGTGGAATTAATAGATCTTTTGAGGGAAATTGTTGATTCTacaggagggccaccatattATCTATGACCATTAACCTGTACAAGATTAATATTACACCTTTTCATCCACTCCAGAAGCTTTATTGTCTTTATTCAGAGAATTAGGCCAAGCCTCGCTCTCAACGTCCATTACATTGTCCATCATTAGAGAATGATCTGCTCTCTCCATGGGCCATAGTCAGTCGGTAAGAGGCTTGCCCCTAGTCCTTTCCAAAAGCCCCTctcctggttgggtctgtcacaatgAACTTATGTTCTATTTAATAGAACATGGAAATGTTAAAACTTctctcatgtttttatttttttatgtctgtgtcctctgtgggAAGATTCACCCACACAGATAGTCTCAAACATTTTTTAGATGTCACTGACACTGGAATAAAGGGAAAATCTTCTAGCCTcaggcggagactctttaccacacgatcagccgtgtccaatcacggctgatcacgatgtaaacaggaagagccgcgagtagaggagagccgatcggcggctctcctgacaggcggggttcgcactgattgtttatcagcgcagccccccctcggatcgccacactggaccaccagggatgcccaccctggaccacccagggtgggcaacaaaaaaaaagcctgcaaaaaaaaaaaaaaaaaaaaaaagcattcaaaaaaagaaaaaagatgccaatcagtgcccacaaatgggcactgactggcaacctggcaaatcagtgctgccccacagtgtccatcagtgccaccccagtgtccatcagtgccaccccatagtgtccatcagtgccacccccacagtgcccatccatgctcagtgcccacctatcagtgcccatctgtgccacccataagtatccatcagtgccacccataagtgtcacccatgagtgcccatctgtgccgcctatgagtgtccagtgccacccatgagtgcccatcagtgccgcctatgtgtgcccatcagtgccgcctatgtgtgcccatcagtgccacctatgtgtgcccatcagtgctgcctatgagtgcccatcagtgtcgcataccagcgccgccaatcagtgccacctcatctgtgcccgtcagtactacctcatcgatgtccatcagtgccatctcatcggtgcccattagtgccgccatatcagtgcccgtaattgaaagagaaaacttatttacaaaaaaattaacagaaaaaaataaaaacgtaactttttttccaaattttcagtctttttttagttgttgcgcaaaaaaaaaaaaatcgcagaggtgatcaaataccaccaaaagaaagctctatttgtggggaaaaaaggacgccaattttgtttgggcatgaccgcgcaattgccattcaaagtgcgacagtgctgaaagctgaaaattggcttgggcgggaagctgcgtaagtgcctggtatggaagtggttaaaggagcccatttagtagggttgtcccgataccactttttaaagaccgagtacaagtaccaatactttttttcaagtcctGGCctataccgatactttttttaaaagtcatgtgacagtttctcaaagcaaaataaagattaggtggcactgatctgcagcactgataggattaagtggcactgatatgcagcactgattattgtctggctggcactggcagatggcgctGGCACTGGCAGTTGGCACTGACGACTGACTGGCACTGGCAGTTGGAACTTACAGCGGGCActtgcaggtggcactgacagctgggggacactggcaggtggcactgacggcttGGGGCCACTGGCAGgtgacatttatgggcactgatgggcaggcactAAAATGCCATTAGGGGAGGCTGCCTGCAACGCCCATGCTGGTACTCCTTGCACTCCGCCGCATAAAAgcagcagcggccatcttgttacacccagcccaaactatatgagctgggtgtaacaagatgtccgctgctggcatactgtggccgagtgcagggtgtaccaagatgggcgtctcTGACGTCAACACGGAGCGTCACTTCCGCGAGCATATGTGACGGCTCTGGTCACCCTGAACGCTGCATTCCCTGCCAGCTTGACGCGCCGCCCTTAACTCCGCCCGCTCGtgaaaatgctcggtatcggtcccgatactaatactagtatcggtatcggggcaaccctactatttagaaaataaaaaaacaacttttacaacccctttaaccatgaCTCTACCCCCTAGGAGTAAGTTGATAAAATATAGTGGATTGTTTAATAAAACTTGGACTAAATTAGCCAGTGAGATCAGAACATCTGAGGTACAGCATGTCCTCCTGCATGACAGAGTTCCCTCCAAATCTCCTCATCCTTGCTGCAGGCTTCTTGCACTGCCGCCAGGATGAATTAATCATAAGTCCTCTGTAAAGCTCCTGTTTTTCCACATTATATATTCCTTTGTAAACATTATGACCCACAATTAACCCTTTATTTGCTTCCAGCTATATATAGTAAATTAAACTGCGGTTACATCAGCGGTAGGTGACATACAAGCCCCGAGGGCCAATCCCAGTATCACGCAGCACCGTGAACTTGACAAACAGCATAATTCCCTGCCTCCCTCAGCACGAAGAATTTATGACAGGTAAACAAGGGGTGGAAACTCTGTACATCTAGGTGTATAAATCTTTACTTAATACACATCGCTTTCAGGAGCTATAGACGCAAACACTGGAAATGGCTAGCAGAGGACCCGTCAAAGATCTTCAGGCCGATTCATTGTGCCCCCTCTGTAGCTGTTACTTTAATGATCCTGTGACCACAGAGTGTGGGCACAGTTATTGCAGGGTGTGCCTGGTCGCCCACAGTGGAGGGAAGGAGAACACAGGACAGCTGATGTGCCCCAGCTGCGGGCGAGCGATGGGATGGAGAGCGGTGACCACTGATGTTCGGCTTGGGGTCACCACACGCATTGCCCAGAGGCTCAACTTCCAGGATGTGCCACCCAGGAGGCGAAAGTTAGGAAGGGTacgtttattttcttttaaaactCTGTGGGGTTGATTACTAGAGGCAAATTggctgttcattttgcaaaggAACTCAGACTTCGCAACGGAATATGCTATCAGTGAATGGCTATCATCATCCAAtcaggcatagctcccaactgtccctgattttgagggaccaTCCCTGATTtgtagcaatgtccctctgtccctcattcctcctcatttgtctctcattttggtctgatctatatagatgtatataaaaactcactttttatctatcaaaaagtgttttccagggaTAAACATTTCATCtgttttctaaattgctgcatttgtaaattccaaaaaccaatataaaggaatagtagtggttaaaaagcacttgtgggtcagtggcggtgcgtctcctgtcactctctctccccatagatagattcatgcattacatgaatctatctatggtcgccgctgccgtCCCCATTCAGGTGTCCAGCCTCTtgtcgggcgccgggcacctgaatttgGAAGCggctgattagagccgtaggctttAATAGACGTCCAAAATGGTAACTAGCGGATGccatgctgtgcgttcgctgtttactcagcgttgtgttaggaagaCGAATACATTGCTTtcttaacactgacccgcctctcaaccaatcaggtgctcaggtctgttacctgtcacctgattagctgaaacaacaggcgctgtgattggacacctgatagagAGAACGGGAGAAGACATAGAGAAACGTGGATGTGGAGAACGCCACCGTGACCTGCTGCGAGACAGGCAAGTCCcgggcaatgcacactggcagcatttgatggggcacactggcggcaattgatggggcacactggcagcaattgatggggcacagtagcgacaattgatggggcacagtagcgacaattgatggggaacagtagcagcaattgaggggcacactggcagcaattgatggggcacactggcagcagttgatgggacacactggcagcaattgatgggcacactggcagcaattgatgggtacagtagctgcgtttgatggcacagtggtggcaatttaggggtacagtggctatgtttgatggcacagtggctgcaattgatattcagtttgtttgcgccccccccccccaaacattttgagcaccagccgccactgttgtgggtttaaccaatcctgtttttttgtacaattctccttttaagggggcatggtagggggtgtgtcctatgcctgcatacttttgctgataggtgtccctcattcccatctcaaaacttTGGGTGGTAtgaatcatgtacaagcaaaaatgctgtgttttttttgttttgttttttttcttccacgtgattggatatttttttgcaaaactttACCACATTCTCTACGCTCTGGGGCAATTTGCCTTGCAAGGTGCAACTTTCCTACTTGCCTTTAGGAAATCAACCCTTGTTTGTTTCATAAATACAAAGACTGTTACTACATAGTGTCCTATTATGAGATAATTGCAGATTATTCCTTTGAGGCAGATTAGCAGGATACTTTTACTTGCCATTAGTGTCTTTTAAGCTGGCTCTACACATagaaggcccttttcacatggggcggatcagtaatgatccgcccgtgaacctccgcttgctcagcggggatcgctccgttgatccccgctgagccggcggatgacagggcggtccccgcacactgtgcagggaccgccctgtcttttctccgctctcccctatgggggggatcggatgaacacggcccgtctgtccgtgttcacccgatccgatccgccagacgagtGGAAAactaggtttttcctccgtcatactttggtggatcggagcgggtcggatgtcagcgggcatgtcaccgctgacatccgtggctccatagaggagcacggagcgcccgttcaggtccgcctaaaaaacttgcaggcggacctgaacggtccgcccgtgtgaaaaagCTCTAATAGTGTAATCGAacgttctattctatttttttcaaagttgcaAAGCAATCAAAGGCACCAGGAGATGGGTTGGAAATTGACCTGATTGAACAGGGCAGAAAATATTGAGCAATTTACTGTCATTTTTCCCTTTTCTATTCCATTTCAGTTCAATCTTTCAATAAACTATATTCAAGCTGTCAAGTTATTGTCCAGTTTCTCTATCACAATCAACCAAACTTTGGTGGTCAATCAATTGTTCAGTTTCTAGCAATCGTATTTGCAATCTTGGTAGCCTGGACGTGCTTAAAATTTAATGAAATTTGCCAGATGTATGACCAGCCTAACCACTTTAGGTCCATCCTAGTTTTACTGCAAGGGCTGTGAAACAATGTGGGTGGTTGGCAGTCACCCAGATCACCCATATCCTTCAGATCTGGTGATAGATATTCTGTCAATCCTGCTGCCAAGAAATAGAATTTCCGGGTAGCCACATTTTCATGATTTTAATCTTATTTCCTGCACTatatctctcccccctcccctactTGAataactaaggccgcgtacacacgatcggtttaaccgatgagagcggtctgatggaccgttttcatcggaccaaaccgatcgtgtgtgggccccatcggttatttatccataggttaaaaaaaagcaatcttgttttaaatttaaccgatggatacctaaccgatagaaaaaaaaaacgatcgttagtaggcacaaccatcggttaaaaatccacgcatgctcagaatcaagtcgacgcatgcttggaagcaattgaacttcttttttttcagcacgtcattgtgttttacgtcaccgcgttctgacacgatagtttttttaaccgatggtgtgtaggcgcaacggaccatcagtcagcttcatcgtttaaccgatgaaaacggtccatcagaccattctcatctgatggaccgatcgtgtgtacgcggcataacacttaacCTAAAACAAGCCCTTCATGCTCAACACTCCCCTATCCCCAACTCAGGCTACatgcaattgttttctatgtgccctgttcacaccacaacgCTGCTCAATCCCCATATGCCCGCAGCACAaatccaccgccccccccccaaaaaaaattccctctcctagtacaaatcctctCCCTTCAAATGTCCCCTctgagcacaaatcctctccctctactacaaatccccccctcccagcacaaattctactcaatcccccatcctaacacaaattccccccaaatttcctgctagcacaaatcccccctaacaaaaataaaacacccctcctagcacaaattttcTCCTCCCCCTACCATATTACCttttctagcacaaaccccccaaaaTTCACCCTCCTACCACAAATCTTCTTCCCAtatccccccctcccagcacaaatcccctcaaaccaccactcctagcacacctccccaaatttcccctcctcgaACAATTCAGCCCCTGCCGCTCCCTCCAAGTtcaccctcccaacacaaatcccctcccacCAAACTCCTTTTGATGCCCCcctacctcacatgataccacagtgccgaCTCCTTTTCCCGGCCCTGTGTTGGATATTAATGCAGATatgccacattttttttctgcaatgcaTATGTCCTAACCTGAAGTCACCGTTGATTTTGTGCTGTGGTGTATAGATATGAATTGAATAAGTAAGAAAAACTGTAAAAAGTGCCTTGTGCTGTAATAACACAGGGCGCCATACCCCCTAAATACTACCCGTGCATATTGCATACCAGCCTACATAGcatatttaaagtataactaaaggcaacactttttttagttttggatagagtgttttttctggatttttggttgatattctgtctctatcatttaaaatacacctataataAACAATTATAGATccttagggggtaatccacaaaagggatacgccggcttatctactgatacgccgttgtatccctgtttctatctatggaactgatccacagaatcagtttcacatagatagggagaagatccgacatgtgtaagggacttacactgtcggatcttaggatgcagtaccgcagccgccgctgggggcatttctcatcgaaatgccgcttcgggtatgcaaattagcacttacggagatccacaaagcttttacgctttgttttttctccgtaagtattagtttgccgttgcaaaattagggctgcttttacaaagtgtaaagttagtacaccatgtaaaagtagacccttctttcccgcgacgctgtcaaattttttatttttattttt is from Rana temporaria chromosome 9, aRanTem1.1, whole genome shotgun sequence and encodes:
- the LOC120913498 gene encoding RING finger protein 39-like; the encoded protein is MASRGPVKDLQADSLCPLCSCYFNDPVTTECGHSYCRVCLVAHSGGKENTGQLMCPSCGRAMGWRAVTTDVRLGVTTRIAQRLNFQDVPPRRRKLGREIQIPEDGV